AAGGAAATACTTTCTTGCATGTAGTAACTACTATTTTTGTATTGTTGATGGGTGCATATATAGCTTTCGGAACTTTATTCAAGGTAGGTGTTAACGAAGGTTATATGCCTTTACAGCCAATTGCTTTTTCTCATAAAATCCACTCTGGTGAAAATAAGATTGAATGTCAGTATTGTCATTCTTCTGCAAAACATAGTAAACATTCAGGAATACCGTCTGTAAACGTTTGTATGAACTGTCATATGAATATTGCTGAGGTTGCAGAAGGAACTCAAGTTGAGTGGGATGGAGTTACTTATGGTAAAGCTGAGTTAGATAAAGAAATTGCAAAAATTTACGAAGCATCAGGTTGGGATCCAGAAGCTTTAGAATATACTGGAGAAGAGAAACCTATTAAATGGATTAGAATCCACAACTTGCCAGATTTCGCATATTTTAACCACTCACAACACGTAACTGTTGGTGGAATAGAATGTCAAAAATGTCATGGACCAGTAGAAGAGTATGATGAAATGCGTCAATTCTCACCTTTAACAATGGGTTGGTGTATCAATTGTCATAGAGAGACAAATGTAGATTTAAAAGGAAATGAATACTATGAGAAAATTCATAAAGAATTAGCTCAGAAGTATGGGGTTGAGCAGGTTACAATTGCGCAACTTGGTGGTTTAGAGTGTGGTAAATGTCACTATTAATTAAAGAAGAAAGATAGTTTTGTTTTAATGAAAATTAAAATGAATAACTAACAACTAATAACAATAAAGTAAATGGCTTCAAACAAAAAATACTGGAAAAGTGTTGAGGAACTAAAAGATAGTTCTATTGTTGAAACGTTAAGTAAAAATGAATTTGTGGAAGAAATTTCTACAGATGCATTTTTAGGTGATAAAGAAACATTAGAGAAATCATCTACTTCACGAAGAGATTTCTTGAAATATGTTGGCTTTACTACTGCTGCAGCTTCTTTAGCTGCTTGTGAAGGACCTGTAAGAAAATCGATTCCTTATGTAGTAAAACCAAATGATATTATAGCAGGTGTTGCAGATTGGTACGCAACTTCTATGGCAGATGGGTATGATTTTGCAAATGTTTTGGTAAAAACAAGAGAAGGTCGTCCAATTCAAATCATGCCAAATAAAGAGGCGAATGGAACTACAAGTGCAAGAGTTCAAGCTGCTGTTTTATCCTTATATGATGAAAAATTACGTTTAAAAAATCCAACGAAAGCTGGAGAATCAATTTCTTGGAATGATGCTGATAAAGAAATTGGAGCAAAATTAAATGCCTTAAACGCTGCTGGTAAACCTGTTGTTCTATTAACAGGAACTTTAGCAAGTCCTTCAACAAGTAAAATTATTGAAGAATTTATTGCTGCTTATCCAAATACAAAACATGTAGTTTATGATGCGGTTTCAGAATCTGGTGCTGCAGATGCAATGATGGCTATGTATGGTAAACGTGTTTTGCCTAAATATCATTTAAATAAAGCAAAAACAATTGTTTCTTTTGGTGCAGATTTTTTAGGAGATTTCCATGGAGGATTTGAAAAAGCATATATAGAAGGTAGACAGCCAAAAACTGGCAATATGTCTTACCATGTTCAGTTTGAAAGCAATATGTCTTTAACAGGTGCAAATGCTGATAAAAGAGTGGTTGTAAAACCATCTGATCAAGTTTTTGCATTGTTAAACTTATACGCAGCTATTACTGGTACTAATCTTTCTTCAAAAGCAACTCCAGTTGATGCAGAAGTTAAAAGAATGGCGAATGAACTTAGAAAAGCAGGTTCAAAAGGTGTTGTTTTAACAGGTTTAAATGATGTAAATGCGCAATTAATTACATTAGCAATTAATAAAGCATTAAATAGTGAAATCGTTGATACAACCAATACATTAAACATCCGTCAAGGGAATGATGCAGAAGTTGCTCAATTAATTTCAGATATGAAAGCTGGTAGCGTTGGAGGATTAATTTCTTACAACGTAAATCCTGCTTACAGTTTAGCGAATGTTGCTGATTTTACTGAAGGATTAAATAAGGTAGATTTAAAAGTTGCTTTGTCAACAGAAAATAGCGAAACAGTTGATGCAATGGAGTATGCATTGCCAACATCGCACTTTTTAGAATCTTGGGGAGATACACAATTTGATGCTGAAACTTATGGTTTAATGCAACCAACGATTCAGCTGTTATTTGATACGCGTCAAGTTCAAGATGTTTTATTAAAGTGGTCTGGAAGCTCAACTAATTATTACGATTATTTAAAAACCTTTGCAACTTCAACTGTTTTAGGTGGTAGTTCTTGGAATACAGCTTTACATAATGGTTTCTTTAAAAGAGAAATTGTAAGTAATGGATCTATTTTAAATAATGAAACCGAAGTTGTTTTTGAAAGTACAGTTTCTATAGGAGCTGCTGCAAATGCACTTTCTAGTGAGGCTAAAAAAGCATCAGGTTTTGAGTTAAACTTATATACAAAAACTGGTTTAGGAGATGGTAAACAAGCGAACAATCCTTGGTTACAAGAATTCCCTGATCCAATTACCAGAACTTCTTGGGATAATTACCTAACAATGTCTATAGCTGATGCTAAAGAGTTAGGTTTTTCAAATCCTGTAAAAGATAATGGTGCTATTGATGGAGACTACGCAAAGGTTTCTGTGAATGGAAAAGAAGTTACTGTTCCAGTAATGGTACAACCAGGTCAGGCAAAAGGATCTGTTGGGTTATCACTTGGTTTTGGTAGAACTTTCGGATTAAAAGAAGAAATGCAAGTGGGTGTTAATGCGTATCCTTTATATCAAGGAAGCAATAACATTCAATACAATGTAACAATTGAAAAAGTTGCAGGAACTCATAAGTTTGCTTGTACACAAGTACAAAAAACAATTGCAGGTCGTCACGATATTTTAAAAGTAGCATCTCTTAAAGAGTATAAAACAGTTGATCCTAAAGATCATCATCATGGTTGGAACAAACCAGCGTATGTATCTTATGATCATCAAGAAGTAGAAGCAAACACAATTGATATTTGGGATGAGCATAATAGAGAATTAGGGCATCACTTTAATTTATCTATAGATTTAACATCTTGTACAGGTTGTGGAGCTTGTGTGGTTGCATGTCACGCAGAAAACAACGTTCCAGTTGTTGGTAAAAACGAAGTTAGAATAGGTAGAGATATGCACTGGTTGCGTATTGATAGATATTATTCGTCAGAGGTAGAAACAAGAGAAGATGCTAAAGAATTAGGTTTAGGAATTGCTGCTACTTATGAAGGTTTAGAAACTGAAGCAGAAAACCCTGAAGTTACTTTTCAACCAATGATGTGTCAACATTGTAATCATGCTCCTTGTGAGACTGTTTGTCCTGTTGCTGCAACAACTCATGGTCGTCAAGGACAAAACCAAATGACGTATAACAGATGTGTGGGTACAAGATATTGTGCAAACAACTGTCCTTATAGAGTTCGTAGATTCAACTGGTTTGAATATGCAAACAACAATGAATTCGATTTCAATATGAATAACGAATATGGTAAAATGGTATTGAATCCAGATGTTGTTGTTCGTGGAAGAGGAGTTATGGAAAAATGTTCTATGTGTATTCAAATGACACAAGCAACAATTTTAAAAGCGAAAAAAGAAGGCAGAGCAGTAAATACAGATGAATTTGAAACAGCATGTTCATCAGCATGTAGTACTGGAGCATTAGTTTTTGGTGATGTTAATAATAAAGAAGATCAAGTAGCTGCTTTGGCAGAAGATAATAGAGCTTATAACGTATTAGATTACTTACAAACGAAACCTAATGTAATCTATCAAGTTAAAATAAGAAACACAAACGAAGCGTAATTAAATTTAAGGTATAAAATATGTCTCATTACGAAGCACCCATAAGGGAACCTTTAGTATTAGGTGATAAAACTTATCACGATATTACCGAAGACATTGCGAAACCTATTGAAGGGAAAGCAAATAAGAATTGGTACATCGCATTTTATATTTCTTTAGCAGCAATGCTTTGGGGATTTGGATGTATCTTTTACACTGTAGGAACAGGTATTGGAGTTTGGGGATTGAACAAGAACATTGGATGGGCTTGGGATATTACTAACTTTGTTTGGTGGGTAGGTATTGGTCACGCAGGAACATTAATTTCTGCTGTACTATTATTATTCCGTCAAAAATGGAGAATGGCCATAAACCGTTCTGCAGAAGCAATGACAATTTTTGCCGTTTTTCAAGCAGGATTATTCCCAATTATTCACATGGGGCGTCCTTGGAATGCGTTTTGGGTGTTACCACTTCCGAACCAATTTGGTTCTTTATGGGTAAACTTTAACTCACCATTATTATGGGATGTATTTGCAATCTCAACATATTTATCTGTATCCTTAGTTTTCTGGTGGACAGGTTTATTACCAGATTTTGCAATGATTCGTGATAGAGCTGTAAAGCCTTTTCAAAAGAATATATATGCTTTATTAAGTTTCGGTTGGTCTGGTAGAGCAAAAGATTGGCAACGTTTTGAAGAAGTATCTTTGGTACTTGCAGGTTTAGCAACTCCACTTGTACTTTCTGTACATACAATTGTATCAATGGATTTTGCTACATCAATCAATCCAGGTTGGCACTCAACAATATTTCCACCTTATTTCGTAGCTGGAGCAATCTTTTCAGGATTTGCAATGGTACAAACGTTATTAGGTATTATGAGAAAAGTTACAAACTTAGAAGATTATATTACACGTATGCACGTAGAATATATGAACATTGTAATTATTCTTACTGGTGGTATTGTAGCTGTAGCGTATGCAACTGAATTTTTTATTGCATGGTATACTGGTTCACCTTACGAAAATTATACATATTTATCTGTAGGTGCTGCAACAGGACCATATGCTTGGGCATTCTATTCGCTTTTATTCTTTAATATCTTAACGCCTCAATTATTATGGTTTAAGAAAATAAGAAGAAGTTTTATTTGGACTTTTATTATATCAATCTTTATAAATATTGGTATGTGGTTCGAACGTTTTGATATTATTGCAATTGTATTAAGTAAAGGTCATTTACCATCAACTTGGTGGCGTTTTGAGCCAACGTTTGTAGATGTTGGGATCTTTATAGGAACTATTGGATTTTTCTTTGTATTATTCTTATTATATGCAAGAACTTTCCCAGTAATTGCACAAGCAGAAGTAAAAACAATATTGAAATCTTCTGGTGAATTTTACAAGAAGAGAAGAGAACAAGGGATTCCTACAAAACCAACGATTGTATTGGTTGATCAAACAATTAAGGAAGTAAACCCTGATAAAAATAAAAAAGGATAATTATGGAATCATCAAAAGTTATTCACGCATTTTATAATGATGATGAAATTCTGATGGATGCAGTGAAAGCTGTAAAAGCAGAACATCATCACATAGAGGAAGTTTTTTGTCCATTTCCTGTTCATGGTTTAGATAAAGCCATGGGATTAGCACCAACAAGATTAGCAATTACAGCTTTCTTTTATGGTATTACAGGTTTAGCATTTGCTATTTGGATGACAAATTATATGATGATTCAAGATTGGCCACAAGATATTGGTGGGAAACCAAGTTTTTCTTGGATCGAAAACATGCCAGCATTTGTGCCAATTATGTTTGAATTAACGGTATTTTTTGCAGCACATTTAATGGTAATCACTTTTTACATGAGAAGTAGAATATGGCCATTCAAAAAAGCTGAAAATCCTGATCCAAGAACTACAGATGACCATTTTTTAATGGAAATTCCTGTACATAATAATGTGGATGAATTAACTGCATTACTAACAAAGACAGGTGCTGTAGAAATTAATGTAGTAGATAAGCACTAATAAATAGATAATGAAAAATTTAAAATTAATTATCGGTTTAGCAATCCTTACAGGTTTTATTTCTTGTAATGATAAAAGAAAGCCTCAACTTGAGTACATGCCAGATATGTATGTTTCTATTCCTTATGATGCTGATGATGCTGAGGGTTTAAATGGTAAGCCAGTAAATAGTAAGCCAGTTGCAGGAACTATTCCAGTAGGAGGACATCCTGCTTACGATATTCCTAATACTCCAGAAGGTTATGAAAAAGCAAAGGCAGAAGTAACAAACCCTATAGAGGCAACTGAAGAAAATTTAGAGAATGGAAAAGCCATGTATGAAATATATTGTATTTCTTGTCATGGAAAAAAAGGAGATGGTAATGGATATTTGTCTCAAGCAGAAAAGTTTGAAGGAATACCTAGTTATAAAGATAGGGATATCAATGCAGGAAGTATTTATCATGTGTTAATTCACGGTAAAAACTTAATGGGTTCTCATTCAGGTCAATTAACATATAACGAACGTTGGCAAGTTATTCATTATGTTGAACAATTGCGTTCAGACTTATTAAAATAATTACATTAAGAAAGAATTCGAAAGATATGTATCAATTCTCGGGTAAATTAAAAACATTTTCATTAGCACTAATTTTATTAGGGGTTATAGGAATCGCATACAGTTTCCTTACAGCACCTTCTACAATTCAAGAAGCTAAAGATATTATTGCGCTCCAATCATCTCATGGAAGTGATCATGGAGATTCTCATGGAGGAGAACACGAAGATAATGCTCATACCAAAAATTACGAAAGTACTTCAGGTGAGCACAATTCTAGTGAACACATAGATCAAGAAATGAGTGCTCATGGTGCACATAATGATGATAGCCATGCAGAACATGTTTTACATCAACTACAAAATAGACCTTGGTCAGCTTTCTATGTAGCCTTATTTTTCTTTTTAGGAACTACATTATTAGTTCTGGCATTTTATGCATCTCAAAGAGTTGCACAATCAGGTTGGTCTGTGGTATTATTTAGAGTGATGGAATCCATTACTGCTAATTTGGTACCAACATCAGTAATCATGTTGATCATCATTATTTTATCAGCAATGCATATGAATCACTTATTCCCTTGGATGGCAGAAGGTACTTTTGATCCTTCAAGTGAGAATTATGATGCCATTGTAGATGGTAAATCTTGGTGGATTAATATACCAGGTTGGACAATTAGAAGTATTATTTATTTAGCACTTTGGAATGCTTATAGATTTTTTATCCGTAAAAATTCAATTAAAGAAGATACAGCTAATGATGGAGGAAAAACATACAAGTTAAACTATAACGTATCTGTTGGTTTCATTTTTGTATTTATGCTTACAGAAACTATGATGTCTTGGGACTGGATTATGGGATTAGATCCTCACTGGTTTTCTACATTATTTGGTTGGTATGTACTTGCTAGTTTGTTGGTAACTGCTTTAACTGTAATAGCATTTGTAACGATATATTTACGATCTAAAGGGGCTTTACCTGGTGTTAATGACAGTCATATTCACGATTTAGCAAAGTTTATGTTTGGTTTTTCGGTATTCTGGACGTATTTATGGTTTGCTCAATTTATGTTAATTTGGTATGCAAACATTCCAGAAGAAACAACTTATTTTGCAGCTAGATTTAACGAATATAAATTACCATTTTTAGCAATGGTTGTAATGAACTTTGTTTTCCCAATATTGTTACTTTTAAATAGTGATTACAAGAGCATTCCTTGGTTTGTTGTACTTGGAGGTATTGTAATTTTAGGAGGTCATTATTTAGATATATTTGTAATGATTATGCCTGGAACTGTTGGAGGTCAATGGTATTTTGGAATCCCAGAATTAAGTGCTTTATTGTTCTTTATAGGAATATTTATATTTACTGTCTTTAGTTCATTTGCAAAAGCAAACCCAATACCAAAAGCGAATCCGTTTTTAGAAGAAAGTGAACATTTCCATTACTATAATATTGAACATAGAGGAGAAGGTTCAGAGAATCATCATTAAATTAATTAAGAATTAAATAATAAAGAAAAGATATATATGCTAGCTCTATTTTATATTTTTATAGGTGTTGCAATAGGTGTAAGTTTTTGGCAGATAACTAGAATTTTAAATTTTAGAGGTGTTATAGCGAACGATCAAGACAATGCAAAACAAGGAAAGTATTCATTATATTTCTTAGTTTATTTTTACGCAATAATGATTTATTGCCTTATTGCCATGAATGTTATTATGTTACCAGAATCAGCTTCTATTGAAGGTGAGCATGATGACAGATTATTCGATATTACTTTTTGGTTGATTGGTATTGTTCAGTTTTTCATGCAATTTTTAATTTTCTATTTTACTTTTAAGTATAAAGGAAATAAAAACAATAAAGCTAAATTTTATGCAGATAGCCACAAATTAGAAATGATTTGGACTATTATTCCAGCAGTTGTTTTAGTTGTTTTAATCGGTTATGGTTTATGGCAATGGAACAATGTAATGGATTTAGATGATGAAGAAGCTGTTGTTATAGAAGTATATTCTTATCAATGGGGTTGGCATGCAAGATATGCAGGAGAAGACAATACTTTAGGTCAAGGAAACGTGAATTTTATTGAAGGTATAAACACAATGGGTGTTAATATGGCTGATAAAAATTCTCAAGATGATAAACAAGTAACTGAACTTTATTTGCCAAAAGGTAAGAAAGTACATTTCAAGTTCCGTTCTCAAGATGTATTGCATTCAGCTTACATGCCTCATTTTAGAGCACAAATGAATTGTGTTCCAGGGATGGTTACAGAATTTGGTTTTACACCAAAATATACTACAGAAGAAATGAGAATGCAATCTGAAGTAGTAGAAAAAACAAAAGGAATTAATTTAGTAAGAGCTGCTAAAGGAGAAGAATTATACGAATTTAATTATTTACTACTATGTAATAAAATTTGTGGAACATCTCACTACAGCATGCAAATGAAAATTACAGTTGTTGAGCCAGAAGAATATGAAAAATGGCTAGAAGAACAACCAACTTTAGCAACAGTTATCAATAAATAAAAATTAAAAGACTCTACAAATAAATAGATTATGTCAGAACATCATCATAAAGAAACATTTGTAACAAAATATATTTTTAGTCAGGATCACAAAATGATTTCTAAACAATTCTTAGTTACAGGAATGTTTATGGGGATTATTGCAGTTCTAATGTCAATGTTATTTCGTTTACAATTAGCTTGGCCAGATACATCATTTACCATTATCGAAGCTTTTTTAGGAAGACATCAAACAGATGGTATTATGAGTCCAGATATATATTTGGCTTTAGTAACCATTCATGGTACAATCATGGTATTTTTTGTATTAACAGCTGGTTTGAGTGGTACATTTTCGAACTTATTAATTCCATTGCAAATTGGAGCTAGAGATATGGCTTCTGGTTTTTTAAATATGGTATCTTATTGGTTATTCTTTTTATCAAGTATAATCATGGTAATTTCCTTATTTGTAGAAGCAGGACCAGCATCTGCAGGTTGGACGATTTATCCTCCATTAAGTGCATTACCACAAGCTATTCCTGGTTCAGGAGCAGGTATGACACTTTGGTTGGTTTCTATGTCAATTTTTATTGCTTCTTCTTTAATCGGTGCCTTAAACTACATTGTTACTGTACTTAATTTAAGAACAAAAGGAATGAAAATGACAAGATTGCCTTTAACTATTTGGGCTTTCTTTATTACTGCTATTATTGGAGTTGTTTCATTTCCAGTTTTATTATCAGCAGCGTTATTATTAGTTTTTGATAGAAGTTTTGGAACATCCTTTTATTTATCAGATATATTTATTTCAGGAGAAGTCTTACATTATCAAGGAGGATCTCCAGTTTTATTTGAACATTTATTCTGGTTTTTAGGACATCCAGAGGTATATATTGTATTATTACCGGCATTAGGAATTACATCTGAAGTTATATCAACAAATGCAAGAAAACCAATTTTTGGATACAGAGCAATGGTCATGTCAATTATGGCAATTGCCTTCTTATCTACAATTGTTTGGGGTCACCATATGTTTATTTCAGGAATGAATCCATTTTTAGGTTCAGTCTTTACATTTACAACGTTGTTAATTGCAATTCCATCTGCAGTAAAAGCATTTAATTATGTGACTACTTTATGGAAAGGAAATTTGCAATTGAACCCAGCTATGTTATTTTCTATTGGATTAGTATCAACTTTTGTTACAGGAGGTTTAACAGGTCTAGTATTAGGAGATTCAGCTTTAGATATTAATATACATGATACCTACTTTGTTGTAGCGCATTTCCACTTAGTAATGGGTGTTTCTGCTATATTTGGTATGTATGCAGGTATTTATCACTGGTTCCCGAAAATGTATGGTAGAATGATGAATAAAACATTAGGTTATTGGCATTTCTGGATTACGATAGTTTGTGCTTACGGAGTATTTTGGCCAATGCACTTTATTGGATTAGCTGGTTTACCAAGAAGATATTATTCAAACACAGCGTTTCCAATGTTCGATGATTTAGCTGATATCAATGTAGTAATTACAATATTTGCTTTGGTAGGTGGTGCAGCTCAAATTATATTTTTAGCGAATTATTTTATTTCAATTTATAGAGGAGAAAAAGCAACGCAAAATCCTTGGAAATCTAACACATTAGAATGGACAACTCCAGTAGAACACATACATGGAAACTGGCCAGGAAAATTACCTGAGGTTCATAGATGGGCTTATGATTATAGTAAGAGAGTAGATCCAAATGATGACGATAGTGATTATTTACATGGTCAAGACTATGTACTACAAACAACTCCACTTTTAGAAGGAGAAGAAGAATCTTAATATCATAAAATTTATTTGAAAGCCTTTCCTATTTGGAAAGGCTTTTTTATTTTTATGAAAATCATTTTTTTATATAAGGTTTTTAAAACCTTATCGATATAAAATGCAAATTCATTTATCTTTGTAACTATGAACGAAAACTTGAATCCTGAAAACACGAACTTCTCAAACGAAGATTTAGATGTAGAAAAAAAATTACGTCCACTTTCTTTTGAAGATTTTGCAGGTCAAGATCAAGCAATCGATAATCTTAAAATATTTGTTGAAGCAGCCAATCAAAGAGGTGAAGCTTTAGATCACACTTTGTTTCATGGACCTCCAGGTTTAGGAAAAACTACGTTGGCACATATTTTAGCAAATGAATTACAAGTTGGAATTAAAGTAACCTCTGGTCCTGTTTTAGATAAACCAGGAGATTTAGCAGGTTTATTAACAAATCTCGATGAAAGGGATGTACTGTTCATTGATGAAATCCACAGATTAAGTCCAATAGTAGAAGAGTATTTATATTCTGCAATGGAAGATTACAAGATTGATATTATGATTGAGTCTGGCCCAAATGCCAGAACTGTTCAAATCAATTTAGAACCCTTTACTTTAATTGGTGCCACTACAAGGTCTGGTTTGCTAACTGCACCTATGAGAGCTCGTTTCGGAATTAGTAGCAGATTGCATTATTACACAACTGAATTACTTACGACCATTATTCAAAGAAGCTCACATATTTTGGGCGTTCCAATATCAATGGAAGCAGCTATAGAAATAGCTGGTAGAAGCAGAGGAACACCAAGAATTGCAAATGCTTTATTAAGAAGAGTTCGTGATTTTGCGCAAATAAAAGGCGATGGAAATATTACCATACAAATAGCCAAATATGCTCTAAAAGCTCTAAATGTTGATGCTCATGGTTTAGATGAGATGGATAATAAAATATTGGCAACAATTATTGATAAATTTAAAGGAGGTCCTGTAGGTTTAAGTACCATTGCAACAGCAGTTTCAGAAAATACAGAAACTATTGAAGAAGTGTATGAGCCTTTTTTAATTCAGCAAGGTTTTATTATGAGAACCCCAAGAGGAAGAGAAGTTACAGAATTAGCTTATACACACTTAGGTAGAGTAAAAGGGAGAAGTCAAGGGGAATTGTTTTAGTTTTTAAGAAATAAGAAATAAGAAACAAGAGAAGAGAAAAGATAAAAAGAATTTGGACTTATGATAAAATAGACTTATTGCTGAAGATATGTTTACATTATTAAAAGATAATAAGAAAATTTAAACAGAAACACACAACAGTAGGAGTCCCTTCCCTTTGGGAAGGTTAGGATGGGAAACACACAACAGTAAGAGTTCCTTCCCTTTGGGAAGGTTAGGATGGGCTTATGAATATAAAAAAAGTAATACCAATTTTAGAATGGTTACCAAACTACAACAAAACCCTTTTTAAAGGCGATTTAGTTGCAGGGATAACTGTTGGTATTATTTTAATTCCACAAGGTATTGCATACGCTCTTATTGCAGGCTTGCCACCAATTTATGGTTTGTATTGTGCTTTAGTTCCACAGATTATGTATGCGATATTTGGGTCTTCAAGACAAGTGGCAATTGGACCAGTTGCAATGGATTCTTTAATTGTAGCAACAGGAGTTTCTACATTGGCATTAGCAGGCTCAGAAAGTTATATTTCAATTGCAATTTTATTGGCTCTTTTAGTAGGTTCTATCCAATTTATTCTGGGTATTTTTAGTTTAGGTTTTATTGTCAATTTTCTATCAAAACCTGTAATAACCGGATTTACATCTGCTGTTGCCTTGACAATTGGTGTAAATCAATTTAGAAATTTATTAGGAGTAGATTTTATCCAAAGTGATCAAATTCAGCATCTTGTAGAGGATATTTGGTTGCAAATTCATAATTTTGATAACGCTACAACTGTAATAGGATTACTTTCTGTAATCATAATTATAATCTTTAGAAAAATCAATAAAAAAATTCCTAGCGCTTTAATTGTTGTAATTCTTGGTATTTTAGTCATGAAATACTTTGG
The DNA window shown above is from Polaribacter sp. Hel_I_88 and carries:
- a CDS encoding c-type cytochrome, with the translated sequence MKSVALHSLLKRALSKSFLIVLFFTISLSSYSQDVDAARQSEGRKLYKSLCASCHKLDRKLVGPALGNVEERRENEWLLAWIKNNAELRASGDRDAIAIYEEYNGAAMSAFPQLSDDQINDILYYTTVGDPVKTPVVGIDGAADGGEGQGSSPQWIIYLLAGAIVVAFLMIASLLKQVNELKGNTAPGSKSNLKRDLHELWEGVKGNTFLHVVTTIFVLLMGAYIAFGTLFKVGVNEGYMPLQPIAFSHKIHSGENKIECQYCHSSAKHSKHSGIPSVNVCMNCHMNIAEVAEGTQVEWDGVTYGKAELDKEIAKIYEASGWDPEALEYTGEEKPIKWIRIHNLPDFAYFNHSQHVTVGGIECQKCHGPVEEYDEMRQFSPLTMGWCINCHRETNVDLKGNEYYEKIHKELAQKYGVEQVTIAQLGGLECGKCHY
- a CDS encoding TAT-variant-translocated molybdopterin oxidoreductase; translated protein: MASNKKYWKSVEELKDSSIVETLSKNEFVEEISTDAFLGDKETLEKSSTSRRDFLKYVGFTTAAASLAACEGPVRKSIPYVVKPNDIIAGVADWYATSMADGYDFANVLVKTREGRPIQIMPNKEANGTTSARVQAAVLSLYDEKLRLKNPTKAGESISWNDADKEIGAKLNALNAAGKPVVLLTGTLASPSTSKIIEEFIAAYPNTKHVVYDAVSESGAADAMMAMYGKRVLPKYHLNKAKTIVSFGADFLGDFHGGFEKAYIEGRQPKTGNMSYHVQFESNMSLTGANADKRVVVKPSDQVFALLNLYAAITGTNLSSKATPVDAEVKRMANELRKAGSKGVVLTGLNDVNAQLITLAINKALNSEIVDTTNTLNIRQGNDAEVAQLISDMKAGSVGGLISYNVNPAYSLANVADFTEGLNKVDLKVALSTENSETVDAMEYALPTSHFLESWGDTQFDAETYGLMQPTIQLLFDTRQVQDVLLKWSGSSTNYYDYLKTFATSTVLGGSSWNTALHNGFFKREIVSNGSILNNETEVVFESTVSIGAAANALSSEAKKASGFELNLYTKTGLGDGKQANNPWLQEFPDPITRTSWDNYLTMSIADAKELGFSNPVKDNGAIDGDYAKVSVNGKEVTVPVMVQPGQAKGSVGLSLGFGRTFGLKEEMQVGVNAYPLYQGSNNIQYNVTIEKVAGTHKFACTQVQKTIAGRHDILKVASLKEYKTVDPKDHHHGWNKPAYVSYDHQEVEANTIDIWDEHNRELGHHFNLSIDLTSCTGCGACVVACHAENNVPVVGKNEVRIGRDMHWLRIDRYYSSEVETREDAKELGLGIAATYEGLETEAENPEVTFQPMMCQHCNHAPCETVCPVAATTHGRQGQNQMTYNRCVGTRYCANNCPYRVRRFNWFEYANNNEFDFNMNNEYGKMVLNPDVVVRGRGVMEKCSMCIQMTQATILKAKKEGRAVNTDEFETACSSACSTGALVFGDVNNKEDQVAALAEDNRAYNVLDYLQTKPNVIYQVKIRNTNEA
- the nrfD gene encoding NrfD/PsrC family molybdoenzyme membrane anchor subunit, whose product is MSHYEAPIREPLVLGDKTYHDITEDIAKPIEGKANKNWYIAFYISLAAMLWGFGCIFYTVGTGIGVWGLNKNIGWAWDITNFVWWVGIGHAGTLISAVLLLFRQKWRMAINRSAEAMTIFAVFQAGLFPIIHMGRPWNAFWVLPLPNQFGSLWVNFNSPLLWDVFAISTYLSVSLVFWWTGLLPDFAMIRDRAVKPFQKNIYALLSFGWSGRAKDWQRFEEVSLVLAGLATPLVLSVHTIVSMDFATSINPGWHSTIFPPYFVAGAIFSGFAMVQTLLGIMRKVTNLEDYITRMHVEYMNIVIILTGGIVAVAYATEFFIAWYTGSPYENYTYLSVGAATGPYAWAFYSLLFFNILTPQLLWFKKIRRSFIWTFIISIFINIGMWFERFDIIAIVLSKGHLPSTWWRFEPTFVDVGIFIGTIGFFFVLFLLYARTFPVIAQAEVKTILKSSGEFYKKRREQGIPTKPTIVLVDQTIKEVNPDKNKKG
- a CDS encoding DUF3341 domain-containing protein, whose product is MESSKVIHAFYNDDEILMDAVKAVKAEHHHIEEVFCPFPVHGLDKAMGLAPTRLAITAFFYGITGLAFAIWMTNYMMIQDWPQDIGGKPSFSWIENMPAFVPIMFELTVFFAAHLMVITFYMRSRIWPFKKAENPDPRTTDDHFLMEIPVHNNVDELTALLTKTGAVEINVVDKH
- a CDS encoding cytochrome c, which produces MKNLKLIIGLAILTGFISCNDKRKPQLEYMPDMYVSIPYDADDAEGLNGKPVNSKPVAGTIPVGGHPAYDIPNTPEGYEKAKAEVTNPIEATEENLENGKAMYEIYCISCHGKKGDGNGYLSQAEKFEGIPSYKDRDINAGSIYHVLIHGKNLMGSHSGQLTYNERWQVIHYVEQLRSDLLK
- a CDS encoding cytochrome c oxidase subunit II; protein product: MLALFYIFIGVAIGVSFWQITRILNFRGVIANDQDNAKQGKYSLYFLVYFYAIMIYCLIAMNVIMLPESASIEGEHDDRLFDITFWLIGIVQFFMQFLIFYFTFKYKGNKNNKAKFYADSHKLEMIWTIIPAVVLVVLIGYGLWQWNNVMDLDDEEAVVIEVYSYQWGWHARYAGEDNTLGQGNVNFIEGINTMGVNMADKNSQDDKQVTELYLPKGKKVHFKFRSQDVLHSAYMPHFRAQMNCVPGMVTEFGFTPKYTTEEMRMQSEVVEKTKGINLVRAAKGEELYEFNYLLLCNKICGTSHYSMQMKITVVEPEEYEKWLEEQPTLATVINK